From a region of the Aeoliella mucimassa genome:
- a CDS encoding PQQ-binding-like beta-propeller repeat protein, giving the protein MQRLTNRYQLTHCASVLMFALCAAMSPTYGQNIVTPGTDPLDWPIWQGPVQDHTSPATNLPAEWDPRGGEGSNLLWKNEDLGGRSTPIVMNGKLYTLTRNHPGTDLEGEKVVCLDAATGKKLWEYEFNVYLSDVPDTRVGWSSVVGDPETGRVYALGVCGYFCCLDGETGKLEWDRSLHEEYGLLSTYGGRTNFPLIYEDTVIISAVVIGWGDTPQWGLLAKPAHRFMAFDKKSGELRWLKGTTLIPHDTTYSTPTLTTLGGKDALVFGSGDGKVWAMQAGTGLPIWSYELSGRGLNVAPQVTKHGKVITGHSEENTVGNTMGAMVALDGNATSGSASQEIWKNYEVMAGKSSPLIIDNRVYVVDDRAKLFVFDLETGEQIAKKALGTVQRSTPLYADGKIYVCTNNGRWYTLKPTEDGVEVLHKMRISGQSSDGSPIAAQGRIYIPMSDGLYCIGTEASIEAAKNSKATLASESSEDASIADQPAHLQVVPYDSLVAPGDTKEVRVRVYNAQGEYIRDAKSDELSFVVTGPGSITSDGTYTAPEDAAHQSALVTCTMGELKGDARIRIVPELPWKFDFEQADDVPLTWVGGRIRYVVREGKEGNHYIAKPTELPTKPGAPTTKLGTRSQMWMGSPEMSDYTIQADVQMTVGKPGVEGATEEDVPEFPSESADGANATLPTIGVINSCYTFALFGPNQEVRLYSWCTHPERTQGTLSKKLEPGKWYTLKLKVVPEGDHAHVMGKVWERGTDEPSDWTLEFVDKAPNLQGAPGLFGDSKVAEAYVDNIEVTEN; this is encoded by the coding sequence ATGCAACGGCTTACCAACCGTTACCAGCTCACTCATTGCGCCTCGGTGCTGATGTTCGCGTTATGCGCGGCAATGTCGCCGACCTACGGTCAGAACATCGTGACGCCCGGAACCGATCCGCTCGATTGGCCCATCTGGCAAGGTCCTGTGCAAGACCACACTTCGCCAGCGACTAATTTACCTGCAGAGTGGGACCCCCGCGGCGGCGAAGGCAGCAACCTGCTTTGGAAAAACGAAGATCTCGGCGGTCGCAGCACCCCGATCGTGATGAATGGCAAGCTCTATACGCTTACCCGAAATCACCCTGGCACCGATCTCGAAGGCGAGAAAGTCGTATGCCTCGACGCAGCAACCGGCAAAAAACTGTGGGAATATGAATTCAATGTCTACCTGTCCGACGTACCCGACACCCGCGTCGGTTGGTCGAGCGTGGTCGGCGATCCCGAAACGGGGCGAGTTTACGCTTTAGGGGTTTGTGGATATTTCTGCTGCCTGGATGGCGAAACAGGCAAGCTGGAGTGGGATCGCAGTCTGCATGAAGAATATGGATTGCTCAGTACGTACGGCGGGCGGACCAACTTTCCGCTGATTTACGAAGATACGGTTATCATCAGCGCGGTCGTCATCGGCTGGGGCGATACCCCGCAGTGGGGTTTGTTGGCCAAGCCGGCGCACCGCTTCATGGCGTTCGATAAGAAGTCGGGCGAGCTTCGCTGGCTCAAGGGCACCACGCTCATTCCGCACGATACCACCTACAGCACCCCGACGCTCACTACCCTGGGTGGCAAGGACGCGTTGGTGTTCGGCTCCGGCGATGGCAAGGTGTGGGCCATGCAAGCCGGCACCGGGCTGCCGATCTGGAGCTACGAACTGTCGGGCCGCGGTTTGAACGTCGCCCCGCAGGTTACCAAGCATGGCAAAGTGATTACCGGCCACAGCGAAGAAAACACGGTTGGCAACACGATGGGCGCCATGGTCGCGCTCGATGGCAACGCGACCAGCGGATCGGCCAGCCAGGAGATCTGGAAGAACTACGAAGTCATGGCGGGCAAGAGTTCGCCGCTGATTATCGACAACCGAGTGTACGTGGTCGACGATCGCGCGAAGTTGTTCGTGTTCGACCTCGAGACCGGCGAGCAGATCGCCAAGAAGGCGCTCGGCACCGTGCAGCGGAGCACTCCGCTTTACGCCGACGGCAAAATCTACGTCTGCACCAACAACGGTCGTTGGTACACCTTGAAGCCGACCGAAGATGGCGTCGAGGTGCTGCACAAGATGCGGATCAGCGGGCAATCGTCCGATGGTTCGCCGATTGCCGCCCAGGGCCGCATCTACATTCCGATGTCCGACGGCCTGTACTGCATCGGCACCGAAGCCAGCATCGAAGCGGCGAAGAACAGCAAGGCGACGCTCGCCAGTGAGTCGAGCGAAGATGCATCGATCGCCGACCAGCCAGCTCACCTGCAGGTGGTGCCCTACGATTCGCTTGTCGCCCCCGGCGACACCAAAGAGGTTCGCGTCCGTGTTTACAACGCCCAAGGCGAATACATTCGCGATGCGAAGTCCGATGAGCTATCGTTCGTGGTGACCGGCCCCGGATCGATCACCTCCGATGGCACTTACACCGCCCCGGAAGATGCCGCTCACCAGTCGGCCTTGGTCACCTGCACCATGGGCGAACTGAAGGGCGACGCCCGCATTCGCATCGTGCCGGAGTTGCCTTGGAAGTTCGACTTCGAGCAAGCCGACGACGTGCCGCTCACGTGGGTCGGTGGCCGCATCCGTTACGTGGTTCGCGAAGGCAAAGAGGGCAATCACTACATTGCCAAGCCGACGGAACTGCCGACCAAGCCAGGCGCGCCGACCACGAAGCTCGGTACGCGTAGCCAGATGTGGATGGGGTCGCCAGAAATGAGCGACTACACCATCCAGGCCGACGTGCAGATGACCGTCGGCAAGCCAGGCGTTGAGGGTGCGACCGAAGAGGACGTGCCTGAGTTCCCGAGCGAATCGGCTGACGGAGCGAACGCCACGCTGCCGACGATCGGCGTGATCAACAGTTGCTACACGTTTGCCCTGTTCGGACCGAATCAGGAAGTGCGACTCTACAGCTGGTGCACTCATCCCGAACGCACTCAAGGGACGCTGAGCAAAAAGCTCGAACCAGGCAAGTGGTATACTCTGAAGCTCAAGGTCGTTCCCGAAGGAGACCACGCCCACGTGATGGGTAAGGTGTGGGAACGCGGCACCGACGAGCCCAGCGACTGGACCCTGGAGTTCGTCGACAAAGCCCCGAACCTGCAGGGAGCCCCCGGCTTGTTCGGCGACTCGAAGGTCGCCGAGGCTTACGTCGACAACATTGAAGTCACCGAGAACTAG
- a CDS encoding DUF1501 domain-containing protein: MSPHPSGDFLARVLSRRGFLDCVTTGLAGVGLAKLACLEAGAATLPQPHYQPRAKRVLQIFCPGAASHMDLWEHKPALEKYHGQPLPGEENFVSFQGKNGNLMRSPWAFVPCGETGKQITSLFPHMQKHVDDIAFIHSMQSKSNTHGPGCVFMSTGHPTEGFPSAGAWCSYALGSENENLPAYVAITDVRGEPPNGKANWASGFLPAAHQGIMLSAQQPIRNLQTPESISHDEERDTSEFLDFLNQKHAAAHPGNSDLEARIAAYQLAGRMQLSAPEVCDLARESAATHTLYGTNDTNELKASYARNCLLARRLLEQGVRYVNLFCASRASGADGLLNWDAHKTLKADYERHGPIFDQPTAALLTDLKQRGLLDDTLVLWTTEFGRMPTHQANTEGRDHNPDGFTCWMMGAGVRGGVSYGATDEFGRRAVKNPTTVWDYYATVLHLLGLDHERLTYYYNGLDRRLTDVHGYVIHDVVA, translated from the coding sequence ATGAGTCCCCATCCTTCCGGCGACTTCCTCGCGCGAGTCCTCTCGCGGCGCGGCTTCCTCGACTGCGTTACCACCGGGCTGGCCGGCGTGGGGCTCGCGAAGCTCGCCTGCCTCGAAGCGGGTGCAGCGACGCTTCCGCAACCGCACTATCAGCCCCGCGCGAAACGCGTGCTGCAGATCTTCTGCCCAGGTGCTGCGTCGCACATGGATCTGTGGGAGCACAAGCCGGCGCTCGAAAAGTACCACGGCCAGCCGCTGCCGGGTGAAGAGAACTTTGTGAGCTTCCAGGGCAAAAACGGCAACCTGATGCGCAGCCCGTGGGCGTTCGTGCCTTGCGGCGAAACCGGCAAGCAGATCACGAGCTTGTTTCCTCACATGCAGAAGCATGTCGACGACATCGCGTTCATTCACTCGATGCAATCGAAGTCGAACACCCACGGCCCAGGTTGCGTGTTCATGAGCACCGGCCATCCGACCGAAGGGTTCCCCAGCGCCGGGGCTTGGTGCAGTTACGCGCTGGGTAGCGAGAATGAAAACCTGCCAGCCTACGTGGCGATTACCGACGTCCGCGGCGAGCCACCGAACGGCAAGGCGAACTGGGCGAGCGGATTCTTGCCGGCCGCGCACCAAGGCATCATGCTCAGCGCCCAGCAGCCAATTCGCAACCTGCAGACTCCCGAGTCGATCTCGCACGACGAGGAACGCGACACCAGCGAGTTCCTCGATTTCCTCAACCAAAAGCACGCGGCCGCACACCCCGGCAACTCCGACCTCGAAGCCCGCATCGCCGCCTATCAACTCGCAGGGCGGATGCAGCTCTCCGCGCCCGAAGTGTGCGACCTGGCCCGCGAGTCGGCCGCTACTCACACGCTGTACGGCACCAACGACACCAACGAACTCAAAGCGTCGTACGCCCGCAACTGCCTGCTCGCCCGGCGCTTGCTGGAGCAGGGCGTTCGCTACGTGAACCTGTTTTGCGCGTCGCGAGCCTCCGGCGCAGACGGGCTGCTGAACTGGGACGCCCATAAGACGCTTAAGGCCGACTACGAACGGCACGGGCCGATCTTCGACCAGCCGACCGCCGCGCTGCTGACCGATCTCAAGCAACGCGGGCTATTGGACGACACGCTGGTGCTCTGGACCACCGAGTTCGGCCGCATGCCGACGCATCAGGCGAACACCGAAGGCCGCGACCACAATCCCGACGGGTTCACCTGCTGGATGATGGGTGCCGGCGTCCGCGGCGGCGTAAGCTACGGGGCCACCGACGAGTTCGGCCGCCGGGCGGTGAAGAACCCGACCACCGTGTGGGACTACTACGCGACCGTGCTGCACCTGCTAGGGCTCGACCACGAGCGACTCACCTACTACTACAACGGCCTCGACCGCCGCCTGACCGACGTGCACGGCTACGTGATCCACGATGTGGTAGCGTAG
- a CDS encoding PSD1 and planctomycete cytochrome C domain-containing protein, whose amino-acid sequence MKRVGLLTLAFGAMAFGCVVATGFAQEEEAPSGAAQFHQQVEPVLLARCLSCHGESGQAGLDLRTREQLLAGGDSGPAVAPSSASDSLLYDYVSSGQMPPDKPLSEDEVTAIKRWIEQGAYYPPQPLDPLARTTDKRAGYDWWSLQPIAKPQVPGSQAPAEWQQSPIDHFVYRRLAAAELTPSPPADPVTLLRRAKFDLLGLPPTPEEVAQFVAECQQETGQAGKVGDAAYESLIDRLLASPHYGEQWGRRWLDVIRFGESNGFERNVIHVNVWPFRDYVIRSFNNDKPFDQFIREHLAGDTMAADDPAAAMGATFLVCGPYDNVGNQDAAAAAQIRANTIDEMIRTTSEAFLGMTVGCSRCHDHKFDPISQRDYYQMYATFAGVTHNVDSLGSENRAVSETPEPWKGHYHPANGPFHVFGGGSPQQLGSLVQPASPSGIKAASTYQLASDSPEADRRQALADWLVADDNPLPVRVVVNRLWQGHFGRGIVATPSDFGFLGGEPTHPELLDWLASELRTNGWHLKPLHKQIMLSATYRQSSEYRPAMAQVDGDSTLLWRYPPRRLAAEEIRDAMLAVAGELDPQMGGPGFRLFRYVQDNVATYHPLDVHGPETYRRSVYQHRARATQIDLMTEFDAPDCAFAVPRRSSTTTPLQALTLLNHDFTLKMSEALAERLAAASEDPHEQVALAFELAFARPPAPDEAEAAVRLVETHGLPAFGRAMFNANPFLYLD is encoded by the coding sequence ATGAAGCGCGTAGGATTACTTACGTTGGCATTCGGGGCGATGGCGTTCGGCTGCGTCGTCGCAACCGGCTTCGCGCAAGAGGAGGAAGCTCCGTCGGGGGCCGCGCAGTTCCACCAACAGGTCGAGCCAGTGCTGCTCGCCCGATGCTTGAGTTGCCATGGCGAATCGGGCCAGGCGGGGCTCGATCTGCGAACCCGCGAGCAACTACTCGCCGGCGGCGATAGCGGCCCGGCCGTGGCCCCGTCGAGCGCGAGCGATAGCCTGCTGTACGACTACGTGTCGAGCGGGCAAATGCCCCCCGACAAACCGCTGTCGGAGGACGAAGTCACTGCAATCAAGCGATGGATCGAGCAAGGGGCGTACTATCCGCCGCAGCCGCTCGACCCTCTCGCCCGCACCACCGACAAGCGAGCGGGCTACGATTGGTGGTCGCTGCAGCCGATCGCCAAGCCGCAAGTTCCTGGCAGCCAAGCACCTGCCGAATGGCAGCAGAGCCCGATCGATCACTTCGTCTATCGCCGGCTCGCTGCGGCGGAGCTTACTCCGTCGCCCCCTGCCGACCCAGTGACTCTCCTGCGGCGGGCGAAGTTCGATCTGCTGGGGCTACCGCCGACGCCAGAAGAGGTCGCGCAGTTTGTCGCAGAATGCCAGCAAGAGACTGGCCAGGCTGGCAAGGTGGGCGACGCCGCGTACGAGTCGCTCATCGACCGCCTGCTCGCTTCGCCACACTATGGCGAGCAATGGGGCCGTCGATGGCTCGATGTCATTCGCTTCGGCGAGAGCAACGGCTTCGAGCGTAACGTGATTCACGTGAACGTCTGGCCGTTCCGCGACTACGTGATTCGCTCGTTCAACAACGACAAACCATTCGATCAATTCATCCGCGAGCACCTGGCCGGCGATACGATGGCGGCCGACGATCCCGCCGCGGCGATGGGGGCCACGTTCCTGGTCTGCGGCCCGTACGACAACGTCGGCAATCAGGATGCCGCTGCGGCAGCGCAGATTCGCGCGAACACCATCGACGAGATGATTCGCACCACCAGCGAAGCGTTCCTCGGCATGACCGTTGGTTGCAGCCGTTGCCATGATCACAAGTTCGATCCTATCTCGCAGCGTGACTACTACCAGATGTACGCCACGTTTGCCGGCGTGACGCACAACGTCGATTCGCTCGGCAGCGAGAACCGCGCTGTGAGCGAGACGCCGGAGCCTTGGAAGGGGCATTACCATCCCGCGAATGGCCCGTTCCATGTCTTCGGCGGCGGTAGCCCTCAGCAACTCGGCAGCCTGGTGCAGCCGGCTAGTCCGTCGGGCATCAAAGCGGCCAGCACCTACCAGTTGGCGAGCGACTCGCCAGAAGCCGACCGCCGCCAGGCGCTGGCCGACTGGCTCGTGGCCGACGACAATCCGCTGCCGGTGCGGGTGGTGGTGAATCGCTTATGGCAAGGCCATTTCGGTCGCGGCATCGTCGCCACGCCGAGCGACTTTGGCTTCCTCGGCGGCGAGCCCACCCATCCCGAGCTACTCGACTGGCTGGCCAGCGAACTTCGCACCAACGGCTGGCACCTCAAGCCGCTGCATAAGCAAATCATGCTGTCGGCCACGTATCGTCAATCGAGCGAGTACCGCCCCGCGATGGCTCAGGTGGATGGCGACTCGACCCTGCTCTGGCGATACCCGCCGCGGCGGTTGGCGGCCGAGGAAATCCGCGACGCCATGCTGGCCGTGGCCGGAGAGCTCGACCCACAGATGGGTGGGCCCGGTTTCCGGCTCTTCCGTTACGTGCAGGACAACGTGGCCACCTATCACCCGCTCGACGTGCATGGCCCCGAGACCTATCGTCGCTCGGTGTATCAGCATCGCGCGCGGGCGACGCAAATCGATTTGATGACCGAGTTCGATGCGCCCGACTGCGCGTTCGCGGTGCCGCGCCGCTCGAGCACCACGACGCCGCTGCAGGCGCTCACGCTCTTGAACCACGACTTCACGCTCAAAATGTCGGAAGCCCTGGCCGAGCGACTCGCCGCCGCGAGCGAGGACCCCCACGAGCAAGTCGCGCTCGCCTTCGAGCTGGCGTTCGCCCGCCCCCCTGCCCCCGACGAGGCCGAAGCGGCCGTGCGACTGGTGGAAACGCATGGGCTGCCCGCTTTCGGTCGCGCGATGTTCAATGCCAACCCGTTCCTCTATCTCGACTAA
- the hemA gene encoding glutamyl-tRNA reductase, translating into MNLRMVGCSHHKTSIAIREQLAFTPTEAADALTAWHQAHPGVEAVLLSTCNRTEFYAAGLDGAPAPTDSALAEYLAAFHSIPVDQVASELVSLDGRAVVEHLFRVAASLDSMVVGEPQILAQVKSAYELACELGSAGPHMHGCFQAALRVARRVASETALHRHRVSIPSVAIADFASRIFERFDDKEVLVIGAGEMADETLRYLRDSGARRFTILNRDHKRAESLAATWNGKAATWGELHQQLIQADLVISTTAAGHPIVTLDYYRQQIINQRKQRPLFILDLAMPRDFEPTIGDELATYLYSIDDLAAACDQNRKNRQREMPKAERIIGEETARFLTDTRMQVSSPLIVQLRDEWDVVKQAELTRLMNKLGDVDEVTREEITRFADRLVNKLLHPPMKSLRDEAESDNHSSLLDALRRLFQLKE; encoded by the coding sequence ATGAACCTTCGCATGGTGGGTTGCTCGCATCACAAGACATCGATCGCCATCCGCGAGCAACTGGCGTTCACCCCAACCGAGGCGGCCGATGCTTTGACCGCCTGGCACCAGGCCCATCCTGGCGTGGAAGCGGTGTTGCTGTCGACTTGCAACCGCACCGAGTTCTACGCGGCCGGACTCGACGGCGCGCCGGCCCCCACCGACTCAGCCCTGGCCGAGTACCTGGCTGCCTTCCATTCGATTCCGGTCGACCAGGTCGCTAGCGAACTGGTGTCGCTCGACGGTCGAGCGGTGGTCGAGCACCTGTTTCGCGTCGCAGCCAGCCTCGACAGCATGGTGGTTGGCGAGCCGCAAATCTTGGCCCAGGTCAAATCGGCTTACGAGCTGGCTTGCGAGCTAGGTTCGGCCGGCCCGCACATGCATGGCTGCTTCCAAGCAGCGCTTCGCGTGGCCCGCCGGGTGGCCAGCGAGACCGCCCTGCACCGCCATCGAGTGAGCATCCCCAGCGTGGCGATTGCCGATTTTGCCAGCCGCATTTTCGAGCGGTTCGACGACAAAGAAGTGCTGGTAATCGGCGCCGGCGAAATGGCCGACGAAACCCTGCGCTACCTCCGCGACTCCGGCGCGCGGCGATTCACCATTCTCAACCGCGACCACAAGCGGGCCGAAAGCCTCGCGGCCACTTGGAACGGCAAAGCCGCCACTTGGGGCGAGTTGCACCAGCAGCTCATCCAGGCCGACCTGGTGATCTCGACCACCGCGGCCGGGCATCCGATCGTGACGCTCGATTACTACCGCCAGCAAATCATTAATCAACGCAAGCAGCGCCCGCTGTTTATCCTGGACCTCGCCATGCCCCGCGATTTCGAACCGACCATTGGCGACGAACTGGCCACGTACCTTTACTCGATCGACGACCTGGCAGCCGCCTGCGATCAGAATCGTAAGAACCGCCAGCGCGAGATGCCGAAGGCCGAGCGGATTATCGGCGAGGAGACCGCGCGGTTTCTCACCGACACACGCATGCAGGTCAGCTCGCCGCTGATTGTGCAGTTGCGCGACGAGTGGGATGTGGTAAAGCAGGCGGAACTCACTCGGCTGATGAATAAGCTCGGCGACGTCGACGAGGTAACCCGCGAAGAAATCACGCGCTTCGCCGATCGGCTCGTCAACAAGCTGTTGCACCCGCCGATGAAATCGCTCCGCGACGAAGCCGAGTCGGATAATCACAGCAGCCTGCTCGACGCATTACGGCGGTTGTTCCAACTCAAAGAGTAA
- a CDS encoding cytochrome c biogenesis protein CcsA, with amino-acid sequence MSGVTVFCFVASYAVALALEVAGLWVRFGWHRLAMVVMAVAGLVAHSWFLASHSMDDVAILGSPENWYLVVAWVLAASYLWVVFTAPNTAMGLFVLPLVLLVIAIGEGASHEPFAAQQASKLWSNLHGVFMMLATVTVCVGFLAGLMYLIQSWRLKRKVPSSREFQLPSLEWLERTNSRALGLSAILVAGGFISGLILSRIVHGGEANYRLLADPVVLSLLFMLLWLVAAELFRMVYPSARVGRKVAYLTLASFGFLVITLIVFSSNAIHGSPPPRDTTAQLSTAADRTTSGEVWQ; translated from the coding sequence ATGTCCGGTGTGACCGTCTTCTGTTTTGTCGCTAGCTACGCGGTGGCCTTGGCCCTGGAAGTAGCCGGGCTGTGGGTGCGCTTTGGCTGGCACCGCCTGGCGATGGTCGTGATGGCCGTGGCCGGATTGGTCGCCCACTCGTGGTTCCTGGCCAGCCATTCGATGGACGACGTCGCCATACTCGGCAGCCCCGAAAACTGGTACCTGGTGGTCGCCTGGGTGCTAGCGGCCTCGTACCTATGGGTGGTGTTCACCGCCCCGAATACCGCGATGGGGCTGTTTGTGTTGCCACTGGTGCTACTAGTGATTGCCATCGGCGAAGGGGCCAGCCACGAACCATTCGCTGCGCAGCAAGCGTCGAAACTGTGGAGCAACCTGCATGGCGTGTTCATGATGCTGGCCACGGTGACCGTGTGCGTGGGCTTCCTGGCGGGGCTGATGTACCTGATCCAAAGCTGGCGACTCAAACGTAAGGTGCCCTCGTCGCGCGAGTTCCAATTGCCAAGCCTCGAATGGCTCGAGCGAACCAATAGCCGCGCGCTCGGCCTGTCGGCCATTCTCGTCGCAGGTGGGTTCATCAGCGGACTCATACTCAGCCGAATCGTGCATGGCGGCGAGGCGAATTATCGTTTGCTTGCCGACCCGGTGGTGCTTAGTCTGTTGTTCATGCTGCTGTGGCTTGTCGCTGCGGAACTGTTTCGCATGGTGTATCCCTCGGCTCGCGTGGGGCGCAAAGTGGCCTACTTAACGTTAGCGTCGTTTGGGTTCCTGGTGATTACGCTCATCGTGTTTAGCTCCAATGCGATCCATGGTAGCCCACCCCCGCGCGATACCACCGCGCAATTGAGCACCGCGGCCGATCGCACCACCAGCGGGGAGGTTTGGCAATGA
- a CDS encoding rhomboid family intramembrane serine protease, translating to MLLPISTDAPVYHWPYATIGLIVANVLAFPLFHSLIATIGGDTTDPADAEHAAQLLYWLILVHGDLNPVQWVTSLFMHGGFMHLLTNMVFLWVFGLIVEGKVGWARFLGLYLGIGVLQSAFTQFATLASTNDNVSIGASSAIAGLMAISLIWAPRNNIDCLYWFGFFMGTTEIAVFVLALIYATIDLLFLAIEIVTTGDIIGGLLHPMGTVLGAIVGIVMVKMKLVDCEGFDLFHAWNGADPNAEVDYKEVDARVAIKKEERATQQRRDAHQQIREYLEEDNVRGAATLYQKLKQHGTHVELDREELIALVKGLHERKEWALSAPLMYEWVARFPQGTDNVRLKLAQICVTALEKPARALEILQSLDSSQLPPEKQAMARKIVAKAHQLQAEGVYELDDESW from the coding sequence ATGCTCCTACCAATTTCGACCGACGCACCAGTTTACCACTGGCCATACGCGACGATTGGGCTCATCGTGGCCAACGTGCTGGCTTTCCCGCTGTTTCACTCCCTGATCGCGACGATTGGGGGCGACACCACAGATCCGGCCGACGCGGAACACGCAGCGCAACTGCTCTACTGGCTGATTCTCGTCCACGGCGACCTGAACCCCGTGCAGTGGGTCACCAGCCTGTTCATGCACGGAGGCTTCATGCATCTGCTGACCAATATGGTCTTCCTGTGGGTGTTCGGCCTGATTGTCGAAGGCAAAGTCGGCTGGGCCCGGTTCCTTGGCTTGTACCTTGGCATCGGCGTTCTGCAGTCGGCTTTCACTCAGTTTGCGACGCTCGCGTCGACCAACGACAACGTTTCGATCGGGGCCTCGTCGGCCATTGCCGGGCTCATGGCGATCTCCCTGATTTGGGCGCCGAGGAATAACATCGACTGCCTGTACTGGTTTGGCTTCTTCATGGGCACCACCGAAATCGCGGTGTTCGTGCTCGCCTTGATCTACGCGACGATCGACTTGCTGTTTCTCGCAATCGAGATCGTCACGACCGGCGATATAATCGGCGGATTGCTGCACCCCATGGGGACCGTACTCGGTGCAATCGTCGGCATCGTGATGGTCAAGATGAAACTGGTCGATTGCGAGGGCTTCGACCTGTTCCACGCCTGGAACGGAGCCGACCCGAATGCCGAGGTCGACTATAAGGAAGTCGACGCCCGGGTGGCGATCAAGAAAGAGGAAAGAGCGACCCAGCAACGACGCGACGCCCACCAGCAGATTCGCGAATACCTGGAAGAAGACAACGTGCGTGGGGCTGCAACGTTGTATCAAAAGCTCAAGCAACATGGCACTCATGTGGAGCTGGATCGCGAAGAGCTGATCGCGCTGGTCAAAGGACTTCATGAGCGCAAAGAGTGGGCGTTGTCGGCCCCGCTGATGTACGAATGGGTCGCTCGCTTTCCACAGGGCACCGACAACGTACGGCTGAAGTTGGCCCAGATCTGCGTGACCGCCCTGGAAAAACCAGCCCGCGCGCTCGAAATCCTCCAGTCGCTCGACAGTTCGCAGCTCCCGCCCGAAAAACAGGCGATGGCACGCAAAATCGTCGCGAAGGCCCACCAATTGCAAGCCGAAGGGGTGTACGAGCTCGACGACGAAAGCTGGTAA
- a CDS encoding ATP-dependent zinc protease family protein, translated as MKKIDPRQLPIIGWREWVALPELGVSTIKAKIDTGARSSSLHAFDMVTFERDGQPFVRFKVHPLQRSSKETIEVEHPVLEFRKVRSSTGHAQRRPVIVTTVEAVGLTWPIELTLANRDAMGFRMLLGREAVRGRMIIDAAGSFYGGKPAAVVKRKKLTKKIKKKRPDKKPE; from the coding sequence GTGAAAAAAATCGATCCACGACAACTACCCATCATCGGATGGCGGGAATGGGTAGCGCTGCCAGAGCTGGGGGTGTCGACCATCAAGGCCAAGATCGATACGGGGGCTCGCTCCAGTAGCTTGCATGCCTTCGATATGGTGACCTTCGAGCGAGATGGTCAGCCGTTTGTGCGTTTCAAGGTGCATCCGTTGCAGCGGAGCAGCAAAGAAACCATCGAAGTGGAGCACCCAGTGCTTGAGTTCCGCAAGGTACGCAGCTCCACCGGGCACGCCCAGCGGCGGCCGGTAATCGTGACTACCGTCGAGGCCGTGGGTCTAACCTGGCCAATCGAACTAACCTTGGCGAACCGCGACGCGATGGGCTTTCGCATGCTGCTCGGGCGCGAGGCCGTGCGGGGGCGGATGATCATCGACGCAGCCGGCAGCTTCTACGGAGGCAAACCAGCAGCAGTCGTCAAACGGAAAAAGCTTACCAAGAAAATTAAGAAGAAACGGCCAGATAAGAAGCCGGAATAA